One window from the genome of Podospora pseudocomata strain CBS 415.72m chromosome 6, whole genome shotgun sequence encodes:
- a CDS encoding hypothetical protein (COG:S; EggNog:ENOG503NX7Q): MMGVERILGRYLVNRFTSSLSKRAFFTCNPARPRLVGYYSASATRRAAIVPVSTAVAAAATMATAAGAVVYESSVTKPVRAGNLPDDAASNPHHVKDAGGRHVKFRNPYPSAGDPKPTMFQTLRAILTAKLQGNLPTPDTSAANIPSCPPSFSPTRENTSLRATWLGHACYYVEFPSGLRVLFDPVFEDRCAPVQWFGPKRYTPPPCKLGDLPIVDAVVISHSHYDHLSYSSIKDIQTHHPNAWFFVGLGLEKWFKASGVEKVVEMDWWEGVKMSLTPEGGKGQGGMEAEITCLPCQHSSGRNGLDHDKTLWASWGVKSGGKSVWFGGDTGYRRVPQLPVTQWKDPAADYGPEYESLPKCPQFKQIGERMGPFDLGLIPIGAYHPRWLFSWMHANPYDAVEIFKDTKCKKAMGIHWGTWVLTSEEVEEPPRLLKDALKRSGIQEEGVFGVCKIGETKEF; encoded by the exons ATGATGGGTGTGGAACGGATTCTGGGTCGGTATCTTGTCAATCGGTTTACATCCTCGCTGTCGAAGAGAGCATTTTTCACGTGTAACCCTGCCCGGCCGAGGTTGGTTGGGTATTATTCGGCCTCTGCCACGAGAAGAGCAGCTATTGTTCCTGTCTCAACTgctgttgccgctgctgccacgATGGCTACCGCTGCGGGTGCGGTCGTGTACGAGAGTTCGGTGACGAAACCAGTCAGGGCAGGCAACCTCCCCGACGACGCAGCTTCAAATCCTCATCATGTTAAAGATGCGGGCGGGAGACATGTCAAGTTTCGGAATCCGTACCCCTCGGCGGGGGATCCAAAGCCGACGATGTTCCAGACCTTACGGGCAATCTTGAC CGCCAAACTCCAAGGAAACCTCCCCACACCCGACAcctcagcagccaacatccccTCCTGCCCCCCATCATTCTCCCCCACAAGGGAAAACACCTCCCTCCGAGCAACCTGGCTCGGTCACGCATGCTACTACGTTGAGTTCCCCTCCGGTCTGAGGGTTCTCTTCGACCCTGTCTTTGAAGACCGCTGTGCTCCCGTGCAGTGGTTCGGGCCGAAGCGTTACACACCTCCACCGTGTAAACTAGGGGATCTACCCATTGTCGACGCGGTGGTGATCTCGCACAGTCATTATGACCATTTGAGTTATTCTTCTATCAAAGACATCCAaacccaccatcccaacgCCTGGTTTTTCgtcgggttggggttggagaagtggTTCAAGGCTAGTGGGGTGGaaaaggtggtggagatggattggtgggaaggggtgaagATGAGTTTGACTccggagggggggaagggacagggggggatggaggcggAGATTACCTGTCTGCCGTGTCAGCATTCGAGCGGGAGGAATGGGCTTGATCATGACAAGACTCTCTGGGCGAGCTGGGGGGTTAAATCCGGGGGGAAGAGtgtttggtttgggggtgatACAGGATATAGGAGGGTGCCGCAGTTGCCGGTTACTCAATGGAAGGATCCGGCAGCGGATTACGGGCCAGAGTATGAGAGCCTGCCGAAGTGCCCGCAGTTTAAGCAGATCGGGGAGAGGATGGGCCCGTTTGATCTGGGATTGATACCCATTGGGGCGTATCATCCAAGGTGGTTGTTTAGCTGGATGCATGCGAATCCGTATGATGCGGTGGAGATCTTCAAGGACACGAAGTGCAAGAAGGCGATGGGGATACATTGGGGCACGTGGGTGCTGACGagcgaggaggtggaggagccgCCGAGATTGCTGAAGGATGCGTTGAAGAGGAGTGGGATACAGGAAGAGGGTGTATTTGGGGTGTGCAAGATAGGAGAGACAAAGGAGTTTTAG
- a CDS encoding hypothetical protein (EggNog:ENOG503P7ZX), with the protein MRYTGSPCQGTYYWRDPDNRKHYKLNTSVLPNHVDYAEGDNIPRTLYQVHYKKPLAPRNDRPNNTIQVISS; encoded by the coding sequence ATGCGGTACACCGGTTCTCCCTGCCAAGGGACTTATTACTGGCGGGATCCAGATAACCGGAAGCATTACAAACTTAATACAAGTGTCTTGCCAAACCATGTCGACTACGCTGAAGGAGATAACATACCCAGGACTCTATACCAAGTCCACTACAAAAAGCCATTGGCTCCACGAAATGATAGGCCGAACAATACTATTCAGGTTATATCGAGCTGA
- a CDS encoding hypothetical protein (COG:P; EggNog:ENOG503P26Q), with amino-acid sequence MLSLKRDTLDSLSTLSDGQSLRGSGRSMLPCPNDPRSSVTNATALSPPPASKPPQPQSTSHVPSRLRSDSGLSLHTNQAAFRQYTDYGSDGSVRSISSRTQAGSPTEGGSVDDAPIGPKSSIFLKDSILQAKLLPNFFDPAVIKLAFSNPTTGHKLCRYAARKGGPSASYMDFLIRVDEYFRAFGNMTTLISQITTDFTGVVASTPIELPQDIANRLKNNTKHCARTALPSLERLYREAKAAVEERLAETLYPEFVKYQLSECMRTSLSTSQSSAGGFLSTCPGLGDAFCLTTPLEPDNPIICASDALLRMSGYGRKEIMNKNCRFFQGICTDPEATRRLSEAISTGHEASELLINYRKDGTPFWNLLFVCPLFEGGTIRYFLGAQINVSESMGSDYKDILRILNFGPPGEQQHQQAQQLSGKGPRPAEKPVWRNPINADAERPLSSASTYQKAALRNRFFKRFSRKGSTIRARIPTWPSTPRADSPSNGVCGLSKKAILPPISWKAEAPQEEYSTPYSRFFVLKYIPSLPSSSTAASTSTMQPTRPNYHCGSSTSSGVAAQLTISFSSHFALSMLGLHEPNDAKLVSGRDIFAVLTPNAATMSSISNKQVRSTVCSAIAAGESVSLDITTSTASPPPSQRSTSPVKKVYTRGISVAKGGDNQPSRLSDTLDRGADFLSSVFSHNGAGLGGKNATRKVVSHWTPLKNGNGEVEFVVVVLTAAS; translated from the coding sequence ATGCTTTCATTAAAGAGGGACACGCTTGACTCTCTATCGACACTGAGCGATGGCCAAAGCCTGCGCGGCAGTGGCCGCTCGATGTTGCCCTGCCCAAACGATCCACGATCAAGTGTCACCAATGCAACTGCTttgtcaccaccgccggcctccaaacccccccagccaCAGTCGACTAGCCACGTCCCTTCACGACTGCGCAGCGATTCGGGATTATCTCTGCACACGAATCAAGCAGCATTCAGGCAGTACACCGACTACGGTTCAGATGGCTCGGTACGGTCAATTTCTAGTCGTACCCAAGCGGGCAGTCCCACTGAGGGTGGGAGCGTCGACGATGCACCGATTGGACCTAAATCTAGCATATTTCTTAAGGACTCCATTCTCCAAGCCAAACTGCTTCCCAACTTCTTTGACCCTGCCGTCATCAAACTCGCCTTCTCTAACCCAACAACCGGTCACAAGCTCTGCCGATATGCTGCCAGAAAGGGTGGACCTTCAGCAAGTTACATGGACTTTTTGATCAGAGTGGATGAGTACTTCCGGGCGTTTGGGAACATGACTACTCTGATCAGTCAGATCACGACAGATTTCACTGGTGTGGTGGCATCCACACCCATTGAGCTACCACAGGACATAGCCAACAGGTtgaaaaacaacaccaaacactGCGCGCGAACAGCATTGCCGTCGCTGGAACGGCTTTACAGAGAGGCGAAGGCTGCAGTGGAGGAACGATTGGCCGAGACACTCTACCCGGAGTTTGTCAAGTACCAACTATCCGAATGTATGAGGACTTCGCTGTCTACTAGCCAGTCTTCGGCTGGGGGCTTTCTGTCGACATGCCCGGGTCTAGGAGACGCCTTTTGCTTGACAACCCCACTCGAGCCcgacaaccccatcatctgtGCCTCGGATGCACTTTTGCGAATGTCTGGATATGGGCGCAAGGAGATCATGAACAAGAACTGCAGATTCTTCCAGGGCATATGTACCGACCCCGAGGCCACACGGCGTCTAAGCGAGGCTATCTCAACTGGGCACGAAGCGTCCGAACTCCTCATTAACTACCGCAAGGATGGGACCCCCTTTTGGAACCTGTTATTTGTGTGTCCGTTGTTTGAGGGAGGAACGATTCGGTACTTTCTCGGTGCCCAAATCAATGTGTCTGAGAGCATGGGGTCGGACTACAAGGATATCTTGCGTATCCTGAACTTTGGCCCCCCTGgagaacagcaacaccagcaagcccagcagCTGTCCGGGAAAGGCCCACGACCAGCCGAGAAACCGGTTTGGAGGAATCCCATCAATGCTGATGCTGAACGTCCCCTGAGCTCAGCCAGCACCTACCAAAAGGCAGCCCTTCGCAATCGCTTTTTCAAGAGGTTTTCCCGGAAGGGCAGCACTATTCGGGCCAGGATTCCAACTTGGCCGAGCACTCCTCGGGCAGACAGTCCCTCGAATGGGGTTTGCGGGTTGTCAAAGAAGGCTATCCTGCCACCCATATCTTGGAAGGCCGAAGCCCCGCAAGAAGAGTACAGCACTCCTTACTCGCGGTTCTTCGTGTTGAAGTACATCCCATCTTTGCCCTCAAGCAGCACCGCCGCAAGCACCAGCACAATGCAGCCCACGCGGCCAAACTATCATTGTGGCTCATCGACAAGCAGCGGTGTTGCTGCTCAGCTAacaatctccttctcttcccacTTTGCCCTGTCGATGCTGGGTCTTCATGAGCCGAACGATGCCAAATTGGTCAGTGGACGGGATATCTTCGCAGTGTTGACACCAAACGCCGCCACGATGAGCTCgatcagcaacaagcaagTGCGGTCCACAGTGTGCTCGGCCATTGCAGCCGGCGAATCTGTCAGCCTAGACATAACGACAAGCACAGCTTCGCCACCTCCGTCGCAGCGATCAACGTCGCCTGTCAAGAAGGTCTACACAAGGGGAATCAGTGTCGCCAAAGGCGGGGACAACCAGCCCTCCAGACTGAGCGACACGTTGGACAGAGGAGCCGACTTTCTGAGCTCGGTCTTTTCACACAATGGGGCGGGATTAGGAGGGAAGAATGCCACAAGGAAGGTGGTGAGCCACTGGACACCACTGAAGAATGGCAACGGCGAGGTAGAGTTTGTGGTTGTCGTTTTGACTGCCGCCTCTTGA
- the BLI3 gene encoding BLI-3 blue-light-inducible Bli-3 protein (COG:S; EggNog:ENOG503P0WH) yields the protein MSSGFSNTSGVKHPDPYKEANLDTQVSTQTKLDDLSKFMDASKFCMMTTVNPKTHQLVSRCMALAGQENGGLDLLFHTNTESGKTDDLAADTHINVGFLNNSGEWASVSGTTEIITDRELVKKHYKPHLKAWVGDLGDGVHDGSANDPRIGIIRVKMATAHYAISHKNIAGRLTEVAKGVVTGDTAVVNKLREISEEEVSKLRLTH from the exons ATGTCCTCAGGATTCTCCAACACATCGGGCGTCAAGCACCCCGACCCCTACAAGGAGGCCAACCTCGACACCCAGGTCTCCACTCAAACTAAGCTCGACGACCTCAGCAAGTTCATGGATGCCTCCAAGTTCTGCATGATGACCACGGTCAACCCCAAGACCCATCAATTGGTCTCCAGATGCATGGCCCTGGCTGGTCAA GAAAACGGCGGActcgacctcctcttccacaccaATACCGAGTCAGGCAAGACCGACGACCTCGCCGCCGACACACACATCAACGttggcttcctcaacaactctGGCGAATGGGCTTCCGTCAGTGGAACCACCGAAATCATCACTGATCGGGAGCTCGTAAAGAAGCACTACAAGCCTCATCTGAAGGCCTGGGTTGGCGACTTGGGCGATGGCGTCCACGATGGCTCTGCCAATGACCCCAGAATCGGCATCATCCGCGTCAAGATGGCTACAGCTCATTATGCCATCTCGCACAAGAACATTGCCGGCAGATTGACCGAGGTGGCCAAGGGTGTGGTGACTGGCGATACGGCCGTGGTGAACAAGCTGCGCGAGATTAGCGAAGAGGAGGTTTCCAAGCTCAGACTGACTCACTAG
- a CDS encoding hypothetical protein (EggNog:ENOG503NZZF) — translation MDIFDTENFVPPFELRDNEEQVEAWYNNPARQENRRLAEENLRLKKLLRENGISWDRRLTLDLNDPTGSRGTWADSKTARRSSRSGRSDQRLPSLPVEIILYILEYSLTSSQPIIDPLSKLNPHVLLPEEKKMSKAQIAINFLATCRAYHDEGERFLWRNNTFVFTDCLALQNFRNLGLEHRKQITHITMRITARYYDEDFEREHRAPYPTSNPTRNPLRLRVIPRVYDNTLARRGFRSYTWLQVVDFLTVLRPPFDPDHDTTQPRPRLLPALESLRIDLVNFPSDFLTAPSPVEMHALTGHDLSMSLKELQLTGIPECQWGSDMASHLVRMVRDDGLFLKSDSTYVSSNRVRKQSDGDWEPRAVRAWKVLAEEYLQSKKKTNGSSLPLGGGHHGHHSHHGTVKIPAVPAEEGQPETTWQNRRTLWKRVPVSRDSEERVWAEFDRTTGTIILPEEYENPDMDTYDPEELVCHHCQMMHSPYDDDY, via the exons atGGACATCTTTGATACAGAAAAT TTCGTGCCGCCCTTTGAGCTGCGCGATAATGAAGAGCAGGTGGAAGCGTGGTACAACAACCCTGCGCGGCAAGAGAACAGGCGACTTGCTGAAGAAAACCTGCGTCTCAAGAAGCTTCTTCGGGAGAATGGCATCTCGTGGGACCGTCGACTGACGTTAGATCTCAACGACCCAACAGGCTCTCGCGGCACCTGGGCCGACTCAAAGACGGCGCGCCGCTCCTCCCGCAGTGGGAGGTCTGACCAGCGATTGCCAAGCCTACCGGTCGAGATCATTCTGTACATTCTTGAGTACTCACTCACAAGCAGCCAACCCATTATCGACCCACTGTCCAAGCTCAACCCCCATGTTCTCCTCCccgaagagaagaagatgtcTAAGGCCCAGATCGCCATCAACTTTCTTGCCACGTGCAGAGCCTATCACGATGAAGGAGAGCGTTTTCTGTGGAGAAACAACACTTTTGTCTTTACCGATTGCCTTGCCCTCCAGAATTTCCGAAACCTTGGGCTCGAGCACCGCAAGCAGATAACGCACATCACGATGCGGATCACTGCTAGGTACTACGACGAAGACTTCGAACGCGAGCATAGGGCGCCCTACCCGACGTCAAACCCGACACGGAATCCCCTCCGACTTCGAGTAATCCCTCGTGTTTATGACAATACCCTTGCCCGACGAGGATTCCGCAGCTACACATGGCTTCAGGTTGTCGACTTCCTTACCGTTCTGCGACCACCCTTCGATCCTGATCATGACACCACCCAGCCGCGCCCTCGTCTGCTCCCCGCACTCGAGTCGCTGAGGATCGATTTGGTCAACTTTCCTTCCGACTTCCTCACCGCGCCCTCTCCAGTTGAGATGCACGCCTTGACAGGCCACGACCTCTCCATGAGCCTGAAGGAGCTCCAGCTAACTGGCATCCCCGAGTGTCAATGGGGTTCAGATATGGCAAGTCATCTTGTCAGGATGGTCAGAGACGACGGATTATTTCTCAAGTCGGACTCTACCTATGTCTCATCCAACAGGGTGCGGAAACAGTCGGACGGCGACTGGGAGCCCAGAGCTGTCCGGGCTTGGAAGGTCCTGGCTGAGGAGTACCTgcagagcaagaagaagaccaacGGATCTTCTCTCCCCTTGGGCGGTGGTCACCACGGCCATCACTCGCACCACGGGACGGTCAAAATACCAGCTGTGCCCGCGGAAGAAGGGCAACCGGAGACGACGTGGCAAAACCGACGGACCCTGTGGAAGCGCGTGCCGGTGAGCAGGGATAGCGAGGAGCGAGTCTGGGCTGAGTTTGACCGCACCACTGGCACCATAATCCTCCCGGAAGAGTATGAGAATCCAGACATGGATACATACGACCCTGAGGAGCTCGTCTGCCACCATTGTCAGATGATGCACTCCCCTTATGACGACGACTATTGA
- a CDS encoding hypothetical protein (EggNog:ENOG503P0VF), with amino-acid sequence MSLSTTSILDIFTYSLPASFGVNFISTDGSSRSKSLSIDRDKWGSEVVWTGEDFYTEQFEPSMLDISTADYLDHRQLSLEILNWVCNLSASPTTVSLNIQASSLRNTLILSNTRNIFNVPSVNIYASKQVLKSRLIAAKAFEDAFRSFAAQDTTTGTFAALTTNMFARSEDAITEYQFLEALAQKGYEAAVNANNVAQRRFLENEKSLDKAQKSLNAGIDAWSKKNEQEAVVGVCKAVVDVSGAVAATVATGGLAASSIGAAINSGVGVIKTLTEIFKKLKQLYEEIKSVIESLTKLAGEVAGVVATLEAAKKHRDETAMQRPDMDIDVFNATALWDIFREQVDDMEKAIASVDCDGKRKYFLSLRKLAVNGKTYLQTQEYLCRRGDDLAVVLVKLQRRDQARLTLSTTTLMQQDAVLDILRRAMFDRLLSIRSLIFLDFQSYSEAYMFHALTPYSPITFSPVQPVVDFLDAAAKLQGSVAAFGSRAQIQNRRFVIRTLGNATDATDLRAQLGAGQSVTVSLRPDQNIFNGFSRIRVSRVRCYLDGVKTVCPPAGMDTLRLYLKTPGRFSDIALPGARTDRVSNFVGDARALLFEYVPLDGSIVCDGEYSQQRDCTLQTPLTEWEVCIAPGGLEVKDLDLEELTGLRIEFWCDVTLGNL; translated from the exons ATGAGTCTCTCGACCACTTCTATTCTCGATATCTTCACATATTCGTTGCCTGCTAGCTTTGGTGTCAACTTCATTTCGACCGATGGATCCTCCAGATCCAAGTCGCTTTCTATAGACCGGGATAAATGGGGCAGCGAAGTGGTCTGGACGGGAGAAGACTTCTACACGGAACAATTTGAACCCTCGATGCTCGACATATCTACAGCAGACTACCTGGACC ATCGTCAGCTTTCACTCGAGATTCTCAACTGGGTGTGTAACCTTAGCGCATCGCCGACTACAGTTAGTCTCAACATTCAAGCCTCGTCGTTACGCAATACCCTTATTCTTTCGAATACCCGCAACATCTTTAATGTGCCGTCCGTCAACATCTACGCCAGCAAGCAAGTGTTGAAGTCTCGACTCATCGCGGCGAAGGCTTTCGAGGATGCGTTCCGAAGCTTCGCGGCTCaggacaccaccacaggTACCTTCGCAGCTCTGACAACCAACATGTTCGCACGCAGCGAGGATGCCATTACCGAATACCAGTTTCTCGAGGCTTTGGCTCAAAAGGGGTACGAAGCGGCGGTGAACGCCAACAATGTGGCCCAAAGGCGTTTCCTGGAGAACGAAAAGTCTCTCGACAAGGCCCAGAAAAGTTTGAACGCTGGTATCGATGCATGGAGCAAGAAAAATGAGCAAGAAGCCGTGGTGGGCGTATGCAAGGCCGTCGTAGACGTTTCCGGTGCGGTGGCCGCGACAGTCGCTACAGGAGGTCTTGCAGCTTCCTCAATTGGCGCCGCCATAAATTCAGGCGTGGGAGTAATCAAGACGCTAACTGAGATCTTTAAAAAGCTAAAGCAGCTTTACGAGGAGATCAAGTCTGTGATTGAGTCTTTGACGAAGCTGGCTGGTGAGGTGGCCGGAGTTGTAGCGACTCTTGAGGCAGCAAAGAAACATCGCGACGAGACTGCAATGCAGCGTCCTGATATGGACATAGATGTGTTCAACGCGACCGCCCTGTGGGACATTTTTCGTGAGCAGGTCGATGACATGGAGAAAGCCATTGCGAGTGTCGACTGTGACGGGAAGCGAAAATACTTTCTCTCCCTCCGCAAATTGGCTGTCAATGGCAAGACCTATCTGCAAACACAGGAATACCTGTGCAGGcgtggtgatgatcttgcTGTCGTGCTCGTCAAGCTGCAGCGCCGCGACCAGGCCCGCCTCACTCTCTCTACTACGACCCTGATGCAGCAAGACGCCGTGCTCGACATCTTGCGGCGTGCCATGTTTGACCGTCTCTTGTCGATTCGCTCTTTGATTTTTCTAGACTTCCAGTCATATTCTGAGGCCTACATGTTCCATGCCCTCACACCTTACTCCCCCATCACTTTCTCGCCTGTTCAGCCAGTTGTCGATTTCCTGGACGCTGCTGCCAAACTCCAGGGCAGCGTTGCCGCCTTTGGATCACGCGCCCAGATCCAGAACCGCCGTTTTGTAATTCGCACACTTGGAAATGCTACGGACGCAACGGATTTGCGAGCGCAATTGGGTGCCGGGCAATCAGTTACGGTCTCGCTTCGCCCAGATCAAAACATCTTCAACGGCTTCAGCCGCATCCGTGTCAGTCGCGTTCGATGCTATCTTGATGGTGTGAAGACGGTTTGCCCACCCGCGGGGATGGACACCTTGAGGTTGTATCTCAAGACACCAGGCCGCTTTTCCGATATCGCGTTGCCTGGCGCCCGGACAGACAGGGTGTCAAATTTCGTGGGAGATGCCCGTGCTCTGCTATTTGAGTACGTTCCTCTAGATGGGTCGATTGTCTGCGACGGAGAATACAGTCAACAGAGGGACTGCACGCTTCAAACACCGCTGACCGAGTGGGAGGTTTGTATTGCACCAGGTGGCCTTGAGGTGAAggaccttgaccttgaagaGTTGACGGGGTTGAGGATCGAGTTTTGGTGTGATGTGACCTTGGGCAATTTGTGA
- a CDS encoding hypothetical protein (EggNog:ENOG503Q6WN): MPIATTNEVIESAVIRAPLSHVWHFIKLAEFPKWYSQIKQAEHIVKGVSDETDVYKWTFKDGSVVEIKQDEHSNLDHFITYSVINSEPELSYSSVVSTIRCWPVTSGEFEESTFVRWTSKFASDADIGVIEDAKYKRRDALKDLAAAAQKMVKEHQK; this comes from the exons ATGCCGATCGCAACCACCAACGAAGTCATCGAGAGCGCCGTGATCCGTGCGCCCCTCTCCCACGTCTGGCACTTCATCAAGCTCGCTGAGTTCCCCAAGTGGTACTCCCAGATCAAGCAAGCCGAGCACATCGTCAAGGGTGTCAGCGACGAGACGGACGTGTACAAGTGGACGTTCAAGGACGGGAGCGTGGTGGAGATCAAGCAGGATGAGCACAGC AACCTGGACCACTTCATCACCTACAGTGTCATCAACAGCGAGCCCGAGCTGAGCTACTCGAGCGTAGTCAGCACGATTCGATGCTGGCCCGTCACGTCgggcgagtttgaggagaGCACTTTTGTGAGGTGGACTTCCAAGTTTGCGAGCGATGCTGATATTG GTGTTATCGAGGATGCCAAGTACAAGCGACGGGATGCGTTGAAGGACCTTGCGGCTGCGGCGCAGAAGATGGTGAAGGAGCATCAGAAGTAA
- a CDS encoding hypothetical protein (EggNog:ENOG503NWHY; COG:G; CAZy:GH92), with the protein MLALLALCWQVLVVEALEDAVFDPLAYVDPLIGASNGGNVFPGASLPYGMAKAVADTNSSSNQGGFTLDGAFVTGFSGMHDSGTGGSPSLGNFPLFPFTNCPEGDINRCVFPKKSRAAHGGFGNNTVTAKPGTFGITLNNGIRADMTTTHHTSLFRFTFPTLGSDGQPAQPLILQDLTDLSDSRQDNGSVTVDPETGRITGSARFLPSFGGGNFVLHFCTDFKGADVLDSGIFVNSRGSTEVKNLTISRSINGYPLPGGAFVRFSSGAEPILVRTANSFISAEQACKHAETEIPDYDFERVSEAAIEKWREKMSIIKVSPAGVEGSLLTNFYSGIYRTMVNPQNYTGENPLWESSEPYFDSFYCIWDLFRSQIPFLIITDPAAVAEMVRSLIDTYRHTGWMPDCRMSLNKGYTQGGSNADNVLADAFIKGIKDGIDWEDGYAAVVKDAEVEPYDWCCEGRGGLDSWKALGYIPVQDFDYKGFGTMTRSISRTLEYAYNDFCISQIAHGLGRTADRDKYLASSSNWKNLFRPDQTSLWWNGTNTGFTGFFQPRYLNGTWAYQNPLNCSNLDTFSVCSLQNTGRETFESSIWEYNFSFVPHDQSTLLTLLGGPSLFTSRLDYLHNTNITYIGNEPSFLTVFQYHYSARPALSALRSHSYIPSYFSPTPSGLPGNDDSGAMGSFVALSMMGLFPNPGQNVYLVTPPFFEQVNITSPVTGKVARVRNVNFDGGYKSVYIQSATLDGERYTKNWVDHSFFTEGKELVLVLGDGESNWGTGVGDLPPSLGEYVGFAGGNGTAVNDTSTITGWKRGLEEVVGRAWRGGYVGDVKV; encoded by the exons ATGCTTGCCCTTCTTGCTCTTTGCTGGCAAGTCCTGGTCGTCGAAGCGCTGGAGGACGCCGTTTTCGATCCCCTCGCCTACGTCGATCCACTAATTGGGGCCAGCAACGGTGGAAATGTCTTTCCAGGAGCTTCGCTGCCATATGGCATGGCAAAGGCGGTGGCTGATACCAatagcagcagcaaccaagGCGGATTCACATTGGATGGCGCGTTTGTCACTGGCTTCAGCGGCATGCACGACAGCGGAACTGGCGGGAGTCCAAGTCTGGGAAACTTCCCGCTGttccccttcaccaactGTCCAGAAGGTGACATCAATCGATGTGTTTTCCCCAAAAAGAGCCGAGCTGCCCATGGAGGGTTCGGCAATAACACCGTGACAGCAAAGCCCGGCACCTTCGGCATCACCCTGAACAACGGCATCAGAGCCGACATGACCACAACCCATCACACGTCACTCTTTAGATTTACCTTTCCAACGCTTGGATCAGACGGCCAGCCGGCTCAACCGCTCATCCTGCAGGACCTCACAGACTTGTCTGATTCCCGGCAGGACAACGGCAGCGTAACGGTTGACCCCGAGACAGGACGCATCACCGGGAGTGCCCGCTTCCTGCCGAGCTTCGGTGGCGGCAACTTTGTGCTGCACTTTTGCACAGACTTCAAAGGCGCCGATGTTTTGGACAGCGGGATCTTTGTCAACAGTCGAGGCAGCACAGAGGTGAAGAACTTGACCATTTCCAGGTCGATCAATGGATATCCATTGCCTGGGGGGGCATTTGTCAGGTTCAGCTCAGGGGCAGAGCCAATCTTGGTCAGGACAGCCAACAGCTTCATCAGTGCTGAACAAGCCTGCAAACACGCTGAAACGGAGATTCCAGATTATGACTTCGAGAGGGTGTCAGAAGCTGCTATCGAGAAATGGAGAGAGAAAATGAGCATTATCAAGGTGTCGCCTGCGGGAGTGGAAGGGTCGCTGTTGACCAACTTTTACAGCGGCATCTATCGGACCATGGTCAACCCTCAGAATTACACCGGGGAAAATCCGTTGTGGGAGAGCAGTGAGCCATACTTTGATTCGTTTTATTGCATCTGGGATCTCTTCCGCTCCCAAATTCCGTTTCTTATCATCACTGATCCAGCCGCGGTGGCCGAGATGGTGCGCTCGCTCATAGACACCTACCGGCACACTGGCTGGATGCCAGACTGCCGCATGAGTCTCAACAAGGGCTACACCCAG GGTGGATCAAACGCAGACAATGTCCTGGCCGATGCCTTCATCAAGGGCATAAAAGACGGCATCGAT TGGGAAGACGGCTACGCAGCCGTAGTCAAAGACGCAGAAGTCGAGCCCTACGACTGGTGCTGCGAAGGCCGTGGCGGCCTCGACAGCTGGAAAGCTCTAGGCTACATCCCCGTCCAAGACTTTGACTACAAAGGCTTCGGCACCATGACCCGCAGCATCTCCCGAACCCTCGAGTACGCCTACAACGACTTTTGCATCTCCCAAATCGCCCACGGGCTAGGCCGCACGGCCGACAGGGACAAGTACCTTGCCTCCAGCAGCAACTGGAAAAACCTCTTCCGCCCTGACCAGACCTCCCTCTGGTGGAACGGCACAAACACAGGCTTCACCGGGTTTTTCCAACCGCGCTACCTCAACGGGACCTGGGCTTACCAAAACCCTCTTAATTgctccaacctcgacacctTTTCCGTCTGCTCCCTGCAAAACACCGGGAGGGAAACCTTCGAAAGCTCCATCTGGGAGTACAACTT TAGCTTCGTCCCCCACGACCAATCAACCCTCCTgaccctcctcggcggcccatccctcttcacctcccgCCTAGACTACCTCCACAACACAAACATAACCTACATCGGCAACGaaccctccttcctcaccgtCTTCCAATACCACTACTCCGCCCGccccgccctctccgccctccgaTCCCACAGTTACATCCCCTCCtacttctcccccaccccctccggccTCCCCGGCAACGACGACTCGGGCGCAATGGGCTCGTTTGTCGCGCTCTCAATGATGggcctcttccccaacccggGACAAAACGTTTACCTTGTTACTCCGCCGTTTTTCGAACAAGTCAACATTACCAGCCCGGTAACGGGAAAGGTGGCAAGGGTGAGGAATGTTAATTTTGATGGGGGGTACAAGAGTGTATACATCCAGAGCGCGACGCTCGATGGGGAGAGATACACCAAGAACTGGGTTGATCACAGTTTTTTCACCGAGGGGAAGGAGTTGGTGCTTGTgctgggggatggggagagtaattgggggacgggggtgggggatcTGCCGCCTAGTTTGGGGGAGTATGTTGGTTTTGCGGGGGGGAATGGGACAGCTGTGAATGATACCAGTACCATAACggggtggaaaagggggttggaagaggtggttgggagggcgtggaggggtggttaTGTTGGGGATGTAAAAGTATGA